In Streptomyces dangxiongensis, one DNA window encodes the following:
- a CDS encoding right-handed parallel beta-helix repeat-containing protein, which produces MSRQMLLVSQDGSAPYRTIGQALADASDGALITISAGTYREALVIDRVVTLAAGSEPGGVRVDGGTASAVVIAAEAAQLNGLTLEGGGEQTPVVEVRHGEASLQQCTVSGDAWAGILAWQRGTLIARGCRVTGAGGAGIVVTSPGANVVEQTTVAQTLSSAIVVAERGRLTVRDCRLAESGGNGVCVNGNARAVVETTEITASAQPALVAEQNGSAELRGVTVTASAGLDAYLTSRGEVVLTDCVFTGSGAESVLVGGSSAPALCGCSMTGAARTGVRITESAKPYLEDCQVAGSPVGIRVDGGSRAVLRSVRVSDASGDGLLVADGAAVEGERLSVSGGTGVRLAGGAELALRDTEVAAGSGPAVDVREGATARLTGVRLGAAGAPGLAVAGATAVAEACVLRDCGVLVGADARVELKDTELVSSDADGVRVAGGGDLTAVGCRVHGAHGHGVHIQAGGRADLTHCVVFDNTGDGIRTNTEEPVRIQDCEIRDNGGQALHRLRSSSRFDAANVTGAEGGGAAVPEGGHRWSDTGNTPSGQDGRSTARHTGTGPLTEMDALVGLESVKQEVTALINLNKMARRREEMGLPMPPMSRHLVFAGPPGTGKTTVARLYGAVLAELGILTQGHMVEVSRADLVAQIIGGTAIKTTEVFNRALGGVLFIDEAYTLTNQSKGTGPDFGQEAVETLMKLMEDHRDEVVVIAAGYSEHMDQFLASNPGMASRFSRTVEFPNYTVEELVTIVRGLCAKHYYELTDGARDAVSRYFEHVPKGPTFGNGRVARQVFESMINRQASRLAVSAPGSDSELSRLTEADVETVPEAPARPDENAAARGAPSGQAPPDAPAGRGVARIAGLVGLGDVRRALQDRLAALVALRHAGEPPAGRANLVFAGPEGSGRDAVAVLYARALAELGLLPTGTVHRVLMSAWPARWPGQAEANVLTAFGEAAGGVLVLELDEFFGTRALPERTALVAAVREAAAVQDDVVLVLCGEPRPLAGFLATAPGTDLAGSFAGRLDFAPYSPGELALLAVRRLTATGLEAGDGMLEALTEHFTRTPAARGALDAHAFADRLADLAVSRVLGGADVSDLLDSLDEDALDNVPETTTVLT; this is translated from the coding sequence ATGAGCCGGCAGATGCTGCTGGTCTCCCAGGACGGCTCCGCGCCCTACCGCACCATCGGTCAGGCCCTGGCGGACGCCTCCGACGGCGCCCTCATCACGATCTCCGCGGGCACCTACCGCGAGGCCCTCGTCATCGACCGGGTCGTCACCCTGGCGGCCGGCTCCGAGCCGGGCGGGGTCCGCGTCGACGGCGGCACCGCCAGCGCGGTGGTGATCGCCGCCGAGGCGGCCCAGCTCAACGGGCTCACCCTGGAGGGCGGCGGCGAACAGACACCGGTGGTCGAAGTGCGCCACGGCGAGGCGTCCCTCCAGCAGTGCACGGTCTCCGGAGACGCCTGGGCCGGGATCCTCGCCTGGCAGCGGGGAACCCTCATCGCCCGCGGGTGCCGGGTGACGGGAGCCGGCGGGGCGGGCATCGTGGTGACGTCTCCCGGTGCCAACGTGGTGGAACAGACCACGGTGGCCCAGACCTTGTCCTCCGCGATCGTGGTCGCCGAACGCGGACGGCTGACCGTGCGTGACTGCCGCCTGGCGGAGTCCGGCGGCAACGGCGTCTGCGTCAACGGAAACGCCCGTGCCGTCGTGGAGACCACCGAGATCACCGCCAGCGCCCAGCCCGCCCTGGTCGCCGAGCAGAACGGCAGCGCCGAGCTACGCGGGGTCACCGTGACCGCCAGCGCGGGACTCGACGCCTACCTCACCAGCCGTGGCGAGGTCGTCCTCACCGACTGCGTGTTCACCGGCTCCGGCGCCGAGTCCGTCCTCGTCGGCGGGAGCTCCGCCCCGGCACTGTGCGGCTGCTCGATGACGGGAGCCGCCCGCACCGGCGTGCGGATCACCGAGTCGGCGAAGCCGTACCTGGAGGACTGCCAGGTGGCCGGTTCACCCGTCGGCATCCGGGTGGACGGCGGCAGCCGCGCCGTGCTGCGGTCGGTCCGGGTGAGCGACGCGAGCGGTGACGGGCTGCTGGTCGCCGACGGCGCCGCCGTCGAGGGCGAGCGGCTGTCGGTCTCCGGCGGGACCGGCGTACGCCTGGCCGGCGGAGCCGAGCTGGCGCTGCGCGACACGGAGGTGGCGGCCGGGTCCGGGCCGGCCGTCGACGTCCGCGAGGGCGCGACCGCCCGGCTCACCGGCGTGCGCCTCGGCGCCGCGGGCGCGCCGGGCCTGGCCGTCGCCGGGGCCACCGCCGTCGCCGAGGCGTGTGTCCTGCGGGACTGCGGAGTGCTCGTCGGAGCCGACGCGCGGGTGGAGCTGAAGGACACCGAGCTGGTCTCGTCGGACGCGGACGGCGTCCGGGTCGCGGGCGGCGGCGACCTCACGGCCGTCGGCTGCCGCGTCCACGGCGCCCACGGGCACGGGGTGCACATCCAGGCCGGCGGTCGCGCCGATCTCACCCACTGCGTGGTCTTCGACAACACCGGGGACGGCATCCGCACCAACACCGAGGAGCCGGTGCGCATCCAGGACTGCGAGATACGGGACAACGGCGGCCAGGCGCTCCACCGGCTGCGCTCCAGCTCCCGGTTCGACGCCGCGAACGTGACCGGGGCGGAGGGCGGCGGGGCCGCGGTACCGGAGGGCGGACACCGGTGGTCGGACACCGGGAACACCCCCTCCGGCCAGGACGGGCGGTCCACCGCGCGCCACACCGGCACCGGCCCGCTGACCGAGATGGACGCGCTCGTCGGCCTGGAGAGCGTGAAACAGGAGGTCACCGCCCTCATCAACCTCAACAAGATGGCCCGGCGCCGCGAGGAGATGGGCCTGCCCATGCCGCCGATGAGCCGGCACCTGGTGTTCGCCGGCCCGCCCGGCACCGGCAAGACCACGGTGGCCCGCCTCTACGGCGCCGTCCTCGCCGAACTCGGCATCCTGACCCAGGGACACATGGTGGAGGTGTCCCGCGCCGACCTGGTCGCCCAGATCATCGGCGGTACGGCCATCAAGACCACTGAGGTCTTCAACAGGGCCCTGGGCGGTGTGCTCTTCATCGACGAGGCGTACACCCTGACCAACCAGTCCAAGGGCACCGGCCCGGACTTCGGTCAGGAGGCCGTCGAGACCCTCATGAAGCTGATGGAGGACCACCGCGACGAGGTGGTGGTCATCGCCGCCGGCTACTCGGAGCACATGGACCAGTTCCTGGCCTCCAACCCCGGCATGGCCTCGCGCTTCTCCCGCACGGTGGAGTTCCCCAACTACACGGTCGAGGAACTGGTCACCATCGTGCGGGGCCTGTGCGCCAAGCACTACTACGAACTCACCGACGGCGCCCGGGACGCGGTGAGCCGCTACTTCGAACACGTCCCGAAGGGGCCCACGTTCGGCAACGGCCGGGTGGCCCGCCAGGTCTTCGAGTCGATGATCAACAGACAGGCGTCGCGGCTCGCCGTCTCCGCGCCGGGCAGCGACTCCGAGCTGAGCCGCCTGACCGAGGCCGACGTCGAGACGGTGCCCGAGGCCCCCGCGCGCCCGGACGAGAACGCCGCGGCGAGGGGTGCACCGTCGGGCCAGGCACCGCCCGACGCCCCGGCCGGCCGGGGCGTCGCCCGTATCGCCGGGCTCGTCGGCCTCGGTGACGTACGCCGTGCGCTGCAGGACCGTCTCGCCGCGCTCGTGGCGCTGCGCCACGCCGGCGAGCCACCGGCCGGCCGGGCCAACCTGGTGTTCGCCGGCCCTGAGGGCAGCGGCCGTGACGCGGTGGCGGTCCTGTACGCCCGCGCGCTCGCCGAACTCGGCCTGCTGCCCACCGGTACGGTGCACCGGGTGCTGATGTCCGCATGGCCGGCCCGCTGGCCCGGCCAGGCGGAGGCCAATGTGCTGACCGCGTTCGGCGAGGCGGCGGGCGGCGTACTGGTGCTGGAACTCGACGAGTTCTTCGGAACCCGCGCGCTCCCCGAGCGCACCGCGCTGGTCGCCGCGGTGCGGGAGGCGGCCGCTGTCCAGGACGACGTGGTGCTGGTCCTCTGCGGCGAGCCCCGGCCGCTGGCCGGTTTCCTGGCCACGGCACCGGGAACCGACCTGGCCGGCTCCTTCGCGGGGCGGCTAGACTTCGCGCCGTACTCGCCCGGGGAACTGGCGCTGCTGGCCGTACGACGGCTGACGGCGACCGGGCTGGAGGCCGGGGACGGGATGCTCGAGGCTCTGACCGAGCACTTCACCCGCACTCCCGCCGCGCGGGGCGCCCTCGACGCGCACGCCTTCGCAGACCGGCTGGCCGATCTGGCGGTGTCGCGCGTACTGGGCGGCGCCGACGTGTCCGACCTGCTCGACTCGCTCGACGAGGACGCCCTGGACAACGTGCCGGAGACGACGACGGTCCTCACCTAG
- the eccB gene encoding type VII secretion protein EccB: MQSRRDHVHAYQFATGRLAAALVTGEPATGEPPARRSVLGVVLGLLLAVLACAGFAVYGLIKPGGNTAWARPNAIVVEKETGTRFLYVDGVLHPVANYASALLGAAGGGGGTAVHTVSSNSLSGVRRGTEIGIPAAPDSVPQSAALLTGDWTRCLTPGRNKGETLDFAPAGAPSAPRAPVTGRRALLRAADGTEYLLWNGVRYRLGDRSTIALQLDGQDPLPAPGSWLAALPAGPTVDAADVPGRGKEGPRVGDRPARVGDVFTSGADGKGVAQFYVLRSDGLAPLTRTEYELLATSKGAAEPREVTPRDVAAVGGSADRSLLHRLPDFLAGPVLRPGASAVCLRQHVTGATRVHTAVTLEKRPAATAPPVDVPVGQGLLVQALPLPPRGVTPQVYLVTELGVKYPLADQDTLSALGFGGGQARAVPRDVLDLLPTGPALSRTGALAAAPVYAPATPAPSATASKGR; the protein is encoded by the coding sequence GTGCAAAGCCGTCGTGACCATGTCCACGCCTACCAGTTCGCCACCGGAAGACTCGCGGCAGCGCTGGTGACGGGAGAACCCGCCACGGGAGAGCCGCCGGCCCGCCGGAGCGTCCTGGGTGTGGTGCTCGGGCTGCTCCTCGCCGTCCTCGCCTGTGCCGGGTTCGCCGTCTACGGGCTGATCAAACCGGGCGGCAACACGGCCTGGGCCCGGCCGAACGCCATCGTCGTGGAGAAGGAGACCGGAACCCGCTTCCTCTATGTCGACGGCGTCCTGCACCCGGTGGCCAATTACGCCTCCGCGCTGCTGGGCGCCGCCGGCGGGGGCGGCGGCACCGCCGTGCACACGGTCTCCAGCAACTCGCTGTCCGGTGTGCGGCGCGGAACGGAGATCGGCATTCCCGCCGCCCCGGACTCCGTACCCCAATCCGCGGCGCTGCTGACCGGCGACTGGACCCGGTGTCTGACGCCGGGCCGGAACAAGGGGGAGACTCTGGACTTCGCGCCGGCCGGTGCCCCGTCCGCGCCCCGCGCCCCGGTGACCGGCCGGCGCGCCCTGCTGCGCGCCGCCGACGGCACCGAGTACCTGCTGTGGAACGGCGTCCGGTACCGGCTCGGCGACCGTTCCACCATCGCGCTGCAACTGGACGGACAGGACCCCCTGCCCGCCCCCGGTAGCTGGCTGGCGGCGCTGCCCGCCGGCCCCACCGTGGACGCCGCCGACGTGCCCGGCCGCGGCAAAGAGGGCCCCCGTGTCGGTGACCGGCCGGCCCGTGTCGGCGACGTGTTCACGTCCGGTGCGGACGGCAAGGGCGTCGCCCAGTTCTACGTACTGCGCTCCGACGGCCTGGCCCCGCTGACCCGTACCGAGTACGAGCTGCTCGCGACCAGCAAGGGCGCGGCCGAACCCCGCGAGGTGACTCCCCGGGACGTCGCCGCCGTCGGCGGTTCGGCCGACCGTTCCCTGCTGCACCGGCTGCCCGACTTCCTGGCGGGCCCCGTCCTGCGCCCGGGCGCCTCGGCCGTGTGCCTGCGCCAGCACGTCACCGGCGCCACCCGGGTGCACACCGCGGTGACCCTCGAGAAGCGTCCCGCCGCCACGGCGCCGCCCGTCGACGTCCCCGTCGGACAGGGACTCCTGGTCCAGGCCCTCCCGCTGCCGCCGCGCGGCGTCACCCCGCAGGTGTACCTGGTCACGGAACTGGGCGTGAAGTACCCGCTGGCGGACCAGGACACGCTGTCCGCCCTCGGCTTCGGCGGCGGGCAGGCGCGTGCCGTGCCCCGGGACGTCCTCGACCTCCTGCCCACCGGCCCGGCGCTGTCCCGCACCGGCGCCCTGGCGGCCGCACCCGTATACGCGCCCGCCACTCCCGCGCCGTCCGCGACCGCCTCGAAGGGCCGCTGA
- the eccD gene encoding type VII secretion integral membrane protein EccD — MSLSSIMPDLDGTAVCRITVVGPERRADLGVPTALTLGTLLPVLAARLAPDGAPAGGYVLQRLGEEPLDPDDTPESAGLRDGDLLHLRPVEEVLPPLVFDDIADGVATVVGSRSDRWRPELTRRLFLALACLALAALALFTLAVEPDGAAAAQSGVVAVALLTGCLLAVRADADAATVLVTGVAGWAFAAAAGLIPWRGATALLAPTGHELLVGATCAAVAATVLLLSGKVPVQVFGALLTVAVTAEAGSLLSLDLGWSATTACSVVAVTMFVLSTVAPRLFLRLAGLRVPQLPRNADELQEDIEPATEPAVARRVAAADAHLTLFTVGASVVYALDLVLLTRRSGWSDWLLALTLAAAVTLRSRSVTEIWQRVSLALAGTLGLILAVAWLLVPGGPQARAALAVLLLAAVAALLAARRLRTLRLLPIWGHVADILETVTAIALIPLLLQVLHVYWYFRTLAG; from the coding sequence ATGTCCCTCTCCAGCATCATGCCGGACCTCGACGGTACGGCCGTCTGCCGGATCACCGTCGTCGGACCCGAGCGCCGTGCCGACCTGGGCGTGCCCACCGCCCTCACCCTGGGCACGCTGCTGCCCGTACTCGCCGCACGGCTGGCACCCGACGGCGCGCCCGCCGGCGGGTACGTCCTGCAGCGTCTGGGCGAGGAGCCGCTGGACCCCGACGACACCCCCGAATCCGCAGGCCTGCGCGACGGCGACCTCCTCCACCTGCGCCCGGTGGAGGAAGTCCTGCCACCGCTCGTCTTCGACGACATCGCCGACGGCGTCGCCACGGTCGTCGGCTCCCGCTCCGACCGCTGGCGGCCCGAGCTGACCCGCCGTCTCTTCCTCGCGCTCGCCTGTCTCGCGCTGGCGGCGCTCGCCCTGTTCACCCTGGCCGTCGAGCCCGACGGAGCCGCGGCGGCCCAGTCGGGCGTCGTGGCCGTGGCCCTGCTCACCGGATGCCTCCTGGCGGTCAGGGCCGACGCCGACGCGGCCACGGTGCTGGTGACCGGGGTGGCGGGCTGGGCGTTCGCCGCGGCGGCCGGCCTGATCCCCTGGCGCGGTGCGACCGCGCTCCTGGCACCCACGGGACACGAACTCCTCGTCGGCGCCACGTGCGCGGCCGTGGCCGCCACCGTGCTGCTGCTCTCCGGCAAGGTGCCCGTTCAGGTCTTCGGCGCCCTGCTGACGGTGGCGGTCACCGCCGAGGCCGGCTCCCTGCTCTCCCTCGACCTGGGCTGGTCCGCGACCACGGCCTGTTCGGTGGTCGCCGTCACCATGTTCGTGCTCAGCACCGTCGCGCCCCGGCTCTTCCTTCGCCTGGCCGGCCTGCGGGTGCCCCAGCTTCCGCGTAACGCGGACGAACTGCAGGAGGACATCGAGCCCGCCACGGAACCGGCCGTCGCGCGCCGGGTCGCCGCCGCCGACGCCCACCTCACGCTGTTCACCGTCGGTGCCTCCGTGGTCTACGCCCTGGACCTCGTGCTCCTGACCCGCCGCTCCGGATGGTCCGACTGGCTGCTCGCCCTGACGCTCGCCGCCGCCGTGACCCTGCGCTCCCGCAGCGTCACCGAGATCTGGCAGCGCGTCTCGCTGGCCCTCGCCGGGACGCTCGGGCTGATCCTGGCCGTCGCCTGGCTGCTGGTGCCCGGCGGTCCCCAGGCCCGGGCAGCGCTGGCTGTGCTCCTGCTCGCGGCGGTGGCGGCGCTGCTGGCCGCCCGGCGCCTGCGCACCCTGCGCCTCCTGCCGATCTGGGGTCACGTCGCCGACATCCTGGAGACGGTCACCGCCATCGCTCTGATCCCGCTGCTCCTCCAAGTGCTGCACGTCTACTGGTACTTCCGCACCCTGGCCGGTTGA